DNA from Evansella sp. LMS18:
TGCAAAGGGCAGCAGCTCTACTTCCTGTAAATACTGCTCTGCTGATTTTTTTTCCTCAGCTGAAAAAATCCCCAGCAAGTTTTCATACACTTTCTTCCTGCCAAAAATTCCAGTAAGCACGTTCTGCTTCACAGTAAGCCGCGGGATGAGGTGGAAATGCTGAAAAATCATACCTATATTTGTCCTTAACAGGCGCTGCTCTTTTTTGCTCAGTGTCTGCAGATGCTTCCCAAGTATATTTATAGTCCCTTTTGTTAATGGCTGCAACCCGTTAAGTGTCCGGATGAAAGTTGATTTGCCGGAGCCGCTCCTGCCTAAAACACAGACAAATTCTCCTTTTTCAAAGGACAGATTTATCTTTTTCAATGCATCATCAGGCACTCCCGGATATCTTACTGTGACGTCTTCTAAATGGATCATAAGTGAAGCCTCCTAGATAATTCTCTTCCGGACAAAAGAACCGAACATGTCTACGATTATGACGAGCACCATAATCAAGACGATTGATACAGCCATTCCCTGATAGTAAAAGCTCTGGTACTGGTTAAATATTTGCTGTCCAAGACCTCCACCGCCAACAAAACCCAGGATAAGGGATGTACGTATCGCTACTTCGAACCGGTAAAAATAATTAGACAGAACATTTGGCCAGATTTGTGGAATAATCGCAAAGAGACTACCAATGCCATGGGTTGCTCCCACTGATTTCATCGCTTCCTGAGGCCCACGGTCTGAAGCCTCGATCAGCTCAGAAATTAACTTCCCAAGCACTCCGATATTATGAAGAAGTATGGCCAGCACCGCCGCGAAAGGCCCTAGTCCAATCACTACGACAAACAATAATCCGAATACAATTTCCGGCACGGACCGGAGCCCTGACAGGGAAAAACGGCTGAAATAATAAATATAATTATTTCTGCTCGTATTATTCGCAGCTGCAAAACTAAGAGGAATAGCAACTAGAAGGGCGAAGAAAGTCCCCAGAAATGCTATCCCTAAGGTTATCAGGCTTTCCCGGATAAGCAGCGGAAGTATTGCCCAGTCAGGGGGAAGAAATCTTGTTTCAATAAACGAGATCATATTAGAGAAATTTGCAAACTTCTCCAGTTCAAAGCCGGTGATATTCATGCTCCACCATGTAAGTGCAATCAATATAACTATGTAAATTAAACTTTTCTTATTAAACCAGGTCAAACTTCTGCCTCCTTTCTGCCGTCTGCCAATATGGTATAAAGTGAACCTAACAATCAGTGGGGGTTTTATTCTTCCCCCCACTGATTGTTAGTTGAAACGGAAAAGAAATGGGCGGGCATCCCCTGACCCATTCCTCCTCCGTTCCATTTCTATCAATAAGTTAATAACCCACCTTAGTCCTCAAGTGTTTCAGGATCCAGCATGTTGAATTCCCTGGCTGCTTCCAGGACATCTTCGTATTGGCTGTCGTCAGCCTCAACAAACGCACTGGCTCCTCCAAAGATACGGAGAATTTCCGGATCGTCAATATTTATGAACGCTTCCTGTACTTCCCCGATCAGCTCGTCACTCATATCGTGAGGCACCACCCAAGGGTATTGGTACAGTTGTTCCGACTGCCAGATTACTTTTATCTGGTCATCATCTACCGCACCTTCTTCCACAAGGGAATCGTAAATAGCACTGTCAATAGCGCCAATATCCACTGTCTGGTCTTCCACAACCCTAGCAGTTACATCATGGGATCCAGTGTAGCGAACAGAAGCAAATTCATGATTATTCTCATCTTCAAATACACCTCGGTTAACAAGCTCTGTCCCGGGGATTAAAGAACCAGAGGTTGAGGAAATGCTTCCGAAAGCAAAGTCAAGTTCTCCAGGGCCTGGGTCTTCAAGTGCTTCATCTAACGAGTCCCACGGCTGGTCCACATGGGAAATCATATAGGAATAATAATATGGTTCTCCGTCTATCTCCTGAGTAAGGATTGCCTGTGCCCCACTCTGTTCGTGGGCGATTAAGTACGTAAGTGGCCCGAGAAAAGCCAGCTCGATATGGCTGTAATTAATTGCTTCCACTACAGCGTTATAATTTGGGTAATGCTCCACTTCTACTGGCATATCCAGTGCTTCTGTGAGAGTTTCCTGTAAGCTGTCAAGTCCTGT
Protein-coding regions in this window:
- the phnC gene encoding phosphonate ABC transporter ATP-binding protein encodes the protein MIHLEDVTVRYPGVPDDALKKINLSFEKGEFVCVLGRSGSGKSTFIRTLNGLQPLTKGTINILGKHLQTLSKKEQRLLRTNIGMIFQHFHLIPRLTVKQNVLTGIFGRKKVYENLLGIFSAEEKKSAEQYLQEVELLPFANRKVEQLSGGQKQRVAIARAMVQEPEILLGDEPVASLDPSTAQSIFNILRTIHDEKELISIINVHDVQLAKKYATRIIGLNKGNLVYDGKPEEFNDEVYERIYG
- the phnD gene encoding phosphate/phosphite/phosphonate ABC transporter substrate-binding protein, producing MKKFKLTGTIMLAAGVLLAGCGGENEIAENNANLTNNEDNNTTANDDNVEETENDAAVDSEVFRVAVIPSQSIGEMQTGLDSLQETLTEALDMPVEVEHYPNYNAVVEAINYSHIELAFLGPLTYLIAHEQSGAQAILTQEIDGEPYYYSYMISHVDQPWDSLDEALEDPGPGELDFAFGSISSTSGSLIPGTELVNRGVFEDENNHEFASVRYTGSHDVTARVVEDQTVDIGAIDSAIYDSLVEEGAVDDDQIKVIWQSEQLYQYPWVVPHDMSDELIGEVQEAFINIDDPEILRIFGGASAFVEADDSQYEDVLEAAREFNMLDPETLED
- the phnE gene encoding phosphonate ABC transporter, permease protein PhnE, whose product is MTWFNKKSLIYIVILIALTWWSMNITGFELEKFANFSNMISFIETRFLPPDWAILPLLIRESLITLGIAFLGTFFALLVAIPLSFAAANNTSRNNYIYYFSRFSLSGLRSVPEIVFGLLFVVVIGLGPFAAVLAILLHNIGVLGKLISELIEASDRGPQEAMKSVGATHGIGSLFAIIPQIWPNVLSNYFYRFEVAIRTSLILGFVGGGGLGQQIFNQYQSFYYQGMAVSIVLIMVLVIIVDMFGSFVRKRII